Proteins from a single region of Strix aluco isolate bStrAlu1 chromosome 5, bStrAlu1.hap1, whole genome shotgun sequence:
- the LOC141924436 gene encoding histone H4 gives MSGRGKGGKGLGKGGAKRHRKVLRDNIQGITKPAIRRLARRGGVKRISGLIYEETRGVLKVFLENVIRDAVTYTEHAKRKTVTAMDVVYALKRQGRTLYGFGG, from the coding sequence ATGTCCGGCAGAGGCAAAGGCGGGAAGGGGCTCGGCAAGGGCGGTGCCAAGCGTCACCGCAAGGTGCTGCGCGACAACATCCAGGGCATCACCAAGCCGGCCATCCGGCGCctggcccggcgcggcggcgtgAAGCGCATCTCGGGGCTCATCTACGAGGAGACGCGCGGCGTGCTGAAGGTTTTCCTGGAGAACGTGATTCGCGACGCCGTCACCTACACCGAGCACGCCAAGAGGAAGACGGTCACGGCCATGGACGTGGTCTACGCCCTCAAGCGCCAGGGACGCACCCTCTACGGCTTCGGCGGTTAA
- the LOC141924427 gene encoding histone H2B 7 produces the protein MLLRYSEDLGKKLLRMPEPAKSAPAPKKGSKKAVTKTQKKGDKKRKRARKESYSIYVYKVLKQVHPDTGISSKAMSIMNSFVNDIFERIAGEASRLAHYNKRSTITSREIQTAVRLLLPGELAKHAVSEGTKAVTKYTSSK, from the coding sequence ATGTTATTGAGGTACAGTGAAGATCTTGGAAAGAAACTTTTAAGGATGCCTGAGCCGGCGAAATCTGCTCCAGCACCGAAAAAAGGCTCTAAGAAGGCCGTTACCAAGACGCAGAAGAAGGGTGACAAGAAGCGGAAGAGAGCAAGGAAGGAGAGCTACTCGATCTACGTGTACAAGGTGCTGAAGCAGGTGCACCCCGACACGGGCATCTCATCCAAAGCCATGAGTATCATGAACTCCTTCGTCAATGACATCTTCGAGCGCATCGCCGGCGAGGCCTCGCGCCTGGCGCACTACAACAAGCGCTCCACCATCACCTCGCGGGAGATCCAGACGGCCGTGCGGCTCCTGCTGCCCGGCGAGCTGGCCAAGCACGCCGTCTCCGAGGGCACCAAAGCCGTCACCAAGTACACCAGCTCCAAGTAA